In Streptomyces chartreusis NRRL 3882, the following are encoded in one genomic region:
- the galT gene encoding galactose-1-phosphate uridylyltransferase, whose amino-acid sequence MKKTSTRLADGRELIYYDLRDDSVRDAADRRPLDRTVTTSEIRRDPLLGDSVAIASHRQGRTYHPPADECPLCPSEGDRLSEIPDSSYDVVVFENRFPSLAGDSGRCEVVCFTSDHNASFASLSEEQAGLVLEAWTDRTSELSHLPSVEQVFCFENRGAEIGVTLQHPHGQIYAYPFTTPRTALMLRSVAAHKEMTGGENLFDAVLERELAEERIVLEGDHWVAFVPYAAHWPYEVHLYPKRRVPDLLGLDEAARTEFPKIYLELLRRFDRIFGEGEPPTPYIAAWHQAPFGALEEFDGVVREDFALHLELFTIRRTSGKLKFLAGSESGMNVFINDVPPERAAERLREVASS is encoded by the coding sequence GTGAAGAAGACCTCGACCCGGCTGGCCGACGGTCGCGAGCTCATCTACTACGACCTGCGTGACGACAGCGTGCGGGACGCGGCCGACCGCCGCCCGCTGGACCGCACCGTCACCACGTCCGAGATCCGCCGCGACCCCCTGCTCGGCGACTCCGTCGCCATCGCCTCGCACCGCCAGGGCCGCACCTACCATCCGCCGGCCGACGAGTGTCCCCTGTGCCCCTCCGAGGGCGACCGGCTGAGCGAGATCCCGGACTCGTCGTACGACGTCGTCGTGTTCGAGAACCGGTTCCCCTCGCTGGCCGGCGACTCCGGCCGGTGCGAGGTCGTCTGCTTCACGTCCGACCACAACGCGTCCTTCGCGAGCCTCAGCGAGGAGCAGGCCGGCCTGGTGCTGGAGGCGTGGACGGACCGTACGTCGGAGCTGTCCCATCTCCCCTCCGTCGAGCAGGTGTTCTGCTTCGAGAACCGGGGTGCCGAGATCGGCGTGACCCTCCAGCACCCGCACGGACAGATCTACGCCTACCCCTTCACCACCCCGCGCACCGCCCTGATGCTCCGCTCCGTCGCGGCCCACAAGGAGATGACGGGCGGGGAGAACCTCTTCGACGCCGTCCTGGAGCGTGAACTCGCCGAGGAACGGATCGTCCTGGAGGGCGACCACTGGGTGGCCTTCGTGCCGTACGCGGCGCACTGGCCGTACGAGGTCCACCTGTACCCCAAGCGCCGCGTGCCCGACCTGCTCGGGCTGGACGAGGCGGCGCGCACAGAGTTCCCCAAGATTTATCTGGAACTCTTGAGGCGCTTCGACCGGATCTTCGGTGAGGGCGAGCCTCCGACCCCGTACATCGCGGCCTGGCACCAGGCCCCGTTCGGCGCGCTGGAGGAGTTCGACGGGGTCGTGCGGGAGGATTTCGCGCTTCACCTCGAGCTTTTCACCATCCGCCGCACTTCCGGCAAGTTGAAGTTCCTCGCGGGTTCCGAGTCCGGTATGAACGTCTTCATCAATGACGTGCCGCCGGAGCGCGCGGCCGAGCGACTGCGAGAGGTAGCGAGTTCATGA
- a CDS encoding sodium:solute symporter family protein — protein MHPPTYLAAELRLPTNWLDYTILGIYFAVVLGIGFAARRSVKTSLDFFLSGRSLPAWVTGLAFIAANLGATEILGMAANSAQYGVYTTHWYWIGAIPAMVFLGLVMMPFYYGSKVRSVPEFLLLRFDRAAHLLSSGLFACAAILIAGVNLYALAIVVEALLGWPEWVAIVVAGFFVLAYITLGGLSSAIYNEVLQFFVILAALIPITVLGLKSVGGWDGLSDSLTRSHGADFMTSWGGTGIGSANPLGANWLTIVLGLGFVLSFGYWTTNFAEVQRALSAKNLSAAQRTPLIAAFPKIFIVFLVMIPGLVAAVLVPKIGTSGSDLQYNDAIPYLMEQLLPNGVLGIAVTGLLAAFMAGMAANVSSFNTVFTTDIWAKYVVKGREDAYYVRFGRLITAIGVLASIGTAFLASSFSNIMSYLQTLFSFFNVPMFVVFIIGMFWKRASMKSGFWGLVAGTTAAMVNYFVIYKQGIIDIPSDQGANFVSAIAGFVAGAVVMVAVSLFTAPKPVGELQGLVYGTTSPGMAEPPAPGDEAWYRKPALLGWGAVVLAAACYIPFSF, from the coding sequence ATGCATCCCCCCACCTACCTGGCAGCCGAGCTGCGACTCCCCACGAACTGGCTCGACTACACGATCCTCGGCATCTACTTCGCCGTCGTCCTCGGCATCGGCTTCGCCGCCCGCCGCTCGGTGAAGACCAGTCTCGACTTCTTCCTCTCCGGCCGTTCCCTGCCCGCCTGGGTCACCGGCCTCGCGTTCATCGCCGCCAACCTGGGCGCCACCGAGATCCTCGGCATGGCCGCCAACAGCGCCCAGTACGGCGTCTACACCACGCACTGGTACTGGATCGGCGCCATCCCGGCCATGGTCTTCCTCGGCCTGGTGATGATGCCCTTCTACTACGGCTCCAAGGTCCGCTCGGTCCCGGAGTTCCTGCTGCTGCGCTTCGACAGGGCCGCGCACCTGCTCAGCTCGGGCCTCTTCGCCTGCGCCGCCATCCTCATCGCGGGCGTCAACCTCTACGCCCTGGCCATCGTCGTCGAGGCGCTGCTGGGCTGGCCGGAGTGGGTGGCCATCGTGGTCGCCGGCTTCTTCGTACTCGCCTACATCACCCTCGGCGGCCTCTCCTCGGCCATCTACAACGAGGTCCTCCAGTTCTTCGTGATCCTCGCCGCGCTCATCCCCATCACGGTGCTCGGCCTGAAGAGCGTCGGAGGCTGGGACGGCCTGTCCGACTCCCTCACCCGGTCCCACGGCGCCGACTTCATGACCTCCTGGGGCGGCACGGGCATCGGCAGTGCCAACCCGCTGGGCGCCAACTGGCTGACGATCGTCCTGGGCCTGGGCTTCGTGCTCTCTTTCGGCTACTGGACGACGAACTTCGCCGAGGTGCAGCGCGCCCTGTCCGCGAAGAACCTCTCGGCGGCCCAGCGCACACCACTCATCGCCGCGTTCCCGAAGATCTTCATCGTCTTCCTGGTGATGATCCCGGGTCTGGTCGCCGCGGTGCTGGTCCCGAAGATCGGCACGTCCGGCTCCGACCTCCAGTACAACGACGCGATCCCTTACCTGATGGAGCAGTTGCTGCCCAACGGCGTGCTGGGCATCGCCGTGACCGGCCTCCTCGCGGCGTTCATGGCGGGCATGGCGGCCAACGTGTCGTCGTTCAACACGGTGTTCACGACGGACATCTGGGCGAAGTACGTGGTGAAGGGGCGGGAGGACGCGTACTACGTGCGCTTCGGCCGCCTGATCACCGCGATCGGTGTCCTGGCCTCCATCGGCACGGCGTTCCTGGCGTCGTCCTTCTCCAACATCATGAGCTACCTCCAGACGCTGTTCTCCTTCTTCAACGTGCCGATGTTCGTCGTCTTCATCATCGGCATGTTCTGGAAGCGGGCGTCCATGAAGTCGGGCTTCTGGGGGCTCGTCGCGGGCACCACCGCCGCGATGGTCAACTACTTCGTCATCTACAAGCAGGGCATCATCGACATCCCCTCCGACCAGGGGGCCAACTTCGTCTCGGCGATCGCGGGGTTCGTCGCGGGCGCGGTCGTCATGGTGGCGGTGTCGCTCTTCACCGCGCCGAAGCCGGTCGGGGAACTCCAGGGGCTCGTCTACGGCACGACCTCGCCCGGCATGGCGGAGCCGCCCGCGCCCGGGGACGAGGCCTGGTATCGCAAGCCGGCGCTGCTGGGGTGGGGCGCGGTCGTGCTGGCCGCGGCCTGCTACATCCCGTTCTCGTTCTGA
- a CDS encoding HEAT repeat domain-containing protein, translated as MRELVAAVRRRDVEEVTALLESGAGPGTLADGLPVLCLAVAAYDRPVAEALLQAGADPLRRLPDGSTPLTRAVDGGSHLLTSALATSRIPLPAPARAELLARARRWAEAGTEAELRRITGHTGPVERIRVEDDEVGWWSEQLTLGGTTVRDEHRAVLTSTEERYGIRAPFDELVDRALAHPDRNHVVWSVVVFTLGRRLDEETWQWTRDLLNHPDRLYRLLAADILLFLILGDFVTGRDPFRNRGRELVPWAELEEDPEVLAVILQAMTHDSAPEIEAVGLSHLAHPDPRVRALVPDALGHSEDGRSRVSPQSLTAVLTLARDEDPGVREAACRWLGHYRGNEPEAGDALVALTHDERQQIRICAVSGLAYRDDPRCVEAEHRIGPVDAELPFDERLLDVWRYQRRQEATERS; from the coding sequence GTGCGGGAACTGGTCGCGGCCGTACGGCGCCGCGACGTGGAGGAGGTCACGGCGCTGCTGGAGTCCGGCGCCGGCCCCGGCACCCTCGCGGACGGCCTCCCGGTCCTCTGCCTGGCCGTGGCGGCGTACGACCGGCCCGTCGCCGAGGCGCTGCTCCAGGCCGGCGCCGACCCACTGCGCAGGCTGCCCGACGGGAGCACCCCGCTGACGCGGGCGGTGGACGGCGGGTCCCACCTGCTGACCTCCGCGCTCGCCACCAGCCGGATCCCGCTCCCGGCACCGGCGCGCGCCGAACTGCTGGCCAGGGCCCGGCGATGGGCCGAGGCGGGCACGGAGGCGGAACTGCGCCGCATCACCGGCCACACCGGGCCGGTCGAGCGGATCCGGGTCGAGGACGACGAGGTCGGCTGGTGGTCCGAGCAGCTCACGCTCGGCGGGACGACCGTGCGCGACGAGCACCGGGCGGTGCTCACCTCCACGGAGGAGCGCTACGGGATCCGTGCGCCCTTCGACGAGCTGGTGGACCGGGCCCTCGCCCACCCCGACCGGAACCACGTCGTCTGGTCGGTCGTGGTCTTCACGCTCGGCCGCCGGCTGGACGAGGAGACCTGGCAGTGGACAAGGGACCTGCTCAACCACCCCGACCGGCTGTACCGCCTGCTCGCCGCCGACATCCTGCTGTTCCTGATCCTCGGGGACTTCGTCACGGGACGCGACCCCTTCCGGAACCGGGGCAGGGAGCTCGTGCCCTGGGCCGAACTGGAGGAGGATCCGGAGGTGCTGGCGGTCATCCTCCAGGCGATGACCCACGACAGCGCCCCGGAGATCGAGGCAGTCGGCCTGTCACACCTCGCCCACCCGGACCCCCGGGTGCGCGCCCTGGTGCCGGACGCCCTGGGCCACTCCGAGGACGGCCGGTCCCGGGTCAGCCCCCAGAGCCTCACCGCCGTGCTCACCCTGGCCCGCGACGAGGACCCCGGCGTACGCGAGGCGGCGTGCCGCTGGCTCGGCCACTACCGGGGGAATGAGCCCGAGGCAGGGGACGCGCTGGTCGCGCTCACCCACGACGAGCGGCAGCAGATCCGCATCTGCGCCGTGTCCGGCCTGGCGTACCGCGACGATCCGCGCTGTGTGGAGGCCGAGCACCGGATCGGCCCCGTCGACGCGGAGCTGCCGTTCGACGAGAGGCTGCTGGACGTGTGGCGCTACCAGCGCCGCCAGGAGGCGACCGAGCGCTCCTGA
- a CDS encoding helix-turn-helix transcriptional regulator, protein MGVRLMVVDDHRLLAEALASALKLRGHRVLAAAAPAAGAAELVITRAPEVCLLGTATPAEPGIFDPVVRIKRERPQVAVLVLGPVPSPRGIAAAFAAGASGYVRHDERIEGVERAIMKARAGEAAVAPQLLQGAFSELLNPAAQPDDEGQRLLSMLTPREVEVLVRVADGEDTRLIAAGMGIAPSTARTHVQRVLMKLGVGSRLEAAALAARTGLLDRAGPLTRPPAPEPEP, encoded by the coding sequence ATGGGAGTGCGGCTCATGGTGGTCGACGACCACCGACTGCTGGCCGAGGCGTTGGCCTCGGCGCTGAAGCTGCGGGGGCACCGGGTGCTGGCCGCGGCGGCGCCGGCCGCGGGGGCGGCGGAGCTGGTGATCACACGGGCGCCGGAGGTGTGCCTGCTGGGGACGGCCACGCCGGCGGAGCCGGGGATCTTCGACCCGGTGGTGCGGATCAAGCGGGAGCGTCCGCAGGTCGCGGTCCTGGTCCTGGGGCCGGTGCCGAGTCCGCGCGGTATCGCGGCCGCCTTCGCCGCGGGGGCGTCGGGGTACGTACGTCACGATGAGCGCATAGAGGGTGTCGAGCGGGCGATCATGAAGGCCCGGGCGGGGGAGGCGGCGGTGGCGCCGCAGCTGCTGCAAGGCGCGTTCAGCGAGTTGCTCAACCCGGCGGCCCAACCGGACGACGAGGGCCAGCGGTTGCTGTCGATGCTCACGCCGCGGGAGGTGGAGGTCCTGGTCCGCGTCGCGGACGGCGAGGACACCCGCCTGATCGCGGCGGGCATGGGCATCGCCCCCTCCACGGCCCGCACGCACGTCCAACGGGTCCTGATGAAACTGGGAGTGGGCTCCCGCCTGGAGGCAGCGGCCCTGGCGGCTCGCACGGGGTTGCTGGACCGCGCGGGCCCACTCACCCGCCCCCCGGCCCCGGAACCGGAGCCGTAG
- a CDS encoding PQQ-binding-like beta-propeller repeat protein has product MTQPPPPPPQQPPPGGGFGPPQGRPPQPGYGYPQAPQTPPPAAPQTPPPPPAQQPQPGYGYPGQQPGYGQPGYGQPPQAPYGQPGQPGYGQPGYGYPQPTMPLQPQPGQPGGGRKFNAQLAIIVAAVVAIALIVGGGVWYSSSQDGGKKDDTAGSGGGTGGTDDNNGGTSSGGKEKAPADPSAKVLFQVPMPEVKNDSTVVVSGSWLTDKTYAKSGIAQIVGYDRDKGSKQWTIPLDGPVCQVSRHVTDDNKTAILYQPAMPTKADPSHGCSQLAVIDLDAGKRLWTKTVKTGDQLINFDNVTISGDTVAVGSTSGGAAFDLSGKLLWSPKPTDSCYDAGYGGGDKLVAVRKCGTYEQRQLHIQTIDPASGKVISEYKMAQGIEYASIVSTNPLVVAADVGDSAGDGSGISDFFSIDNKTGKLRTRISAPGEQFAARCEGITRIEYCNQLAVGNDRLYLPTEEHDGTGEYSQTNEIVAFDLATGKQTGQRADAGDGYTISPLRMDGGNLIAYKRPPYDKGGQIVSIDGGSFKQTKLLENPATDTVRDVETSMSPEYSELLYGDGHLFMSKVYASKRTSSTSEKEYLAVAFGTS; this is encoded by the coding sequence ATGACCCAGCCGCCGCCTCCGCCGCCCCAGCAGCCCCCGCCCGGGGGAGGCTTCGGGCCGCCCCAGGGCCGGCCCCCGCAGCCGGGGTACGGCTACCCGCAGGCTCCGCAGACGCCTCCGCCGGCGGCTCCGCAGACGCCGCCCCCGCCGCCCGCGCAGCAGCCTCAGCCGGGGTACGGCTATCCCGGCCAGCAGCCCGGATACGGCCAGCCCGGATACGGGCAGCCGCCGCAGGCGCCGTACGGGCAGCCGGGCCAGCCGGGATACGGGCAGCCCGGTTACGGCTATCCGCAGCCGACCATGCCGCTCCAGCCGCAGCCCGGACAGCCGGGCGGGGGCAGGAAGTTCAACGCGCAGCTGGCCATCATCGTGGCCGCGGTCGTGGCGATCGCCCTGATCGTCGGCGGCGGTGTCTGGTACTCCTCGTCCCAGGACGGCGGCAAGAAGGACGACACGGCCGGCTCCGGCGGCGGCACCGGCGGCACGGACGACAACAACGGCGGCACCAGCTCCGGCGGCAAGGAGAAGGCCCCGGCCGACCCCAGTGCCAAGGTCCTCTTCCAGGTCCCGATGCCCGAGGTGAAGAACGACAGCACGGTCGTCGTCTCCGGTTCGTGGCTCACCGACAAGACGTACGCCAAGAGCGGCATCGCCCAGATCGTCGGCTACGACCGCGACAAGGGCAGCAAGCAGTGGACGATCCCGCTGGACGGCCCGGTCTGCCAGGTCAGCCGCCATGTCACCGACGACAACAAGACGGCGATCCTCTACCAGCCCGCGATGCCGACCAAGGCCGACCCGTCGCACGGGTGCAGCCAGCTCGCCGTGATCGATCTCGACGCCGGCAAGAGGCTGTGGACGAAGACCGTCAAGACCGGTGACCAGCTGATCAACTTCGACAACGTCACGATCAGCGGCGACACGGTCGCCGTCGGCAGCACCAGCGGCGGCGCCGCCTTCGACCTGTCCGGCAAGCTCCTGTGGAGCCCGAAGCCGACCGACTCCTGCTACGACGCCGGGTACGGCGGCGGCGACAAGCTGGTCGCGGTGCGCAAGTGCGGCACGTACGAGCAACGGCAGCTGCACATCCAGACCATCGACCCGGCGTCCGGGAAGGTGATCTCGGAGTACAAGATGGCCCAGGGCATCGAGTACGCGAGCATCGTGTCGACCAACCCGCTCGTCGTGGCCGCCGACGTCGGCGACTCCGCGGGCGACGGCAGCGGCATCTCCGACTTCTTCTCCATCGACAACAAGACCGGCAAGCTGCGCACGCGCATCTCCGCGCCGGGCGAGCAGTTCGCGGCCCGCTGCGAGGGCATCACCCGCATCGAGTACTGCAACCAGCTGGCCGTCGGCAACGACCGGCTGTACCTGCCGACCGAGGAGCACGACGGCACCGGCGAGTACAGCCAGACCAACGAGATCGTCGCCTTCGACCTCGCCACCGGCAAGCAGACCGGGCAGCGGGCCGACGCGGGCGACGGCTACACGATCTCGCCGCTGCGCATGGACGGCGGCAACCTGATCGCGTACAAGCGGCCGCCGTACGACAAGGGCGGGCAGATCGTGAGCATCGACGGGGGCAGCTTCAAGCAGACGAAGCTGCTGGAGAACCCGGCGACGGACACGGTGCGGGACGTGGAGACGAGCATGTCGCCGGAGTACTCCGAGCTCCTGTACGGCGACGGGCACCTGTTCATGTCCAAGGTGTACGCGAGCAAGCGGACCAGCAGCACGAGTGAGAAGGAGTACCTCGCGGTCGCCTTCGGAACGAGCTGA
- a CDS encoding PQQ-binding-like beta-propeller repeat protein, with translation MTQPPSQPPHGGFGAPQNQPPQGGGFGAPQTPPPPQGPPQAPPPPQGPPQPGYGYPQQPPQQPGPYGQPGPYNSGPYGQPQPPGPYGQPGYGYPQQPQYPGAPGTPPGGGSGNPFKGKPALIIGAAVAALLVVGGTVWAVTGGDSGKGKKKPVAQQTDDAKSGASAPVNPGDGSGDGGEDPENLNEGRQAGEAKVLWYKESPDAPGSGADAPGMWITDKTAVKAAYKQLFAYNVGDGKPTWDAITFPQKICATTPQKTSDDKIVVAYMSGSSDRAKCNQLQEIDLDTGEKGWKQQVADGALFDSTLSVELSITGKTLMVGRSQSGTAYDVTNGDKLFDKKKYGSACFPSAFAGGEKLIAVSSCGAGTAKEHDEVQELDPRTGDVKWTQPFDKGWRVARTYSVSPLVVYSTNEDKKAWNISTFTSGGKFRSQVGFDEDFAPECGWAILERDLQGCQGVAVDDTTLYLPTEATSGANEIVAVNLADGKEKWRVKSPADESMLPMKVEGGKLIAYVEPSYDAGGQVVSIPTGGSGHKPVKLLQNPQNAADIENGFFSRDTDWVDGRFYISTTRLSGNDDTKEKLMLAYGK, from the coding sequence ATGACTCAGCCGCCCAGTCAGCCACCGCACGGTGGCTTCGGAGCACCGCAGAACCAGCCGCCGCAGGGCGGTGGCTTCGGGGCACCGCAGACCCCGCCGCCGCCCCAGGGCCCGCCCCAGGCGCCACCGCCCCCGCAGGGGCCGCCGCAGCCCGGATACGGCTATCCCCAGCAGCCCCCGCAGCAGCCCGGGCCGTACGGGCAGCCGGGACCGTACAACTCCGGCCCCTACGGCCAGCCGCAGCCGCCGGGTCCGTACGGCCAGCCCGGCTACGGCTACCCGCAGCAGCCGCAGTACCCCGGCGCGCCCGGCACCCCGCCCGGGGGTGGCTCGGGCAACCCCTTCAAGGGCAAGCCCGCCCTGATCATAGGCGCCGCCGTGGCAGCGCTGCTCGTCGTCGGCGGCACCGTGTGGGCCGTCACCGGCGGAGACAGCGGCAAGGGCAAGAAGAAGCCGGTCGCCCAGCAGACCGACGACGCCAAGTCCGGTGCCTCCGCCCCGGTCAACCCCGGTGACGGCAGCGGCGACGGCGGCGAGGACCCGGAGAACCTCAACGAGGGCCGCCAGGCGGGCGAGGCGAAGGTCCTCTGGTACAAGGAGTCGCCCGACGCGCCCGGTTCCGGCGCCGACGCCCCCGGCATGTGGATCACCGACAAGACGGCGGTGAAGGCGGCGTACAAGCAGCTCTTCGCCTACAACGTCGGTGACGGCAAGCCGACCTGGGACGCCATCACCTTCCCGCAGAAGATCTGTGCGACCACCCCGCAGAAGACGTCCGACGACAAGATCGTCGTCGCGTACATGAGCGGCAGCAGCGACCGCGCCAAGTGCAACCAGCTGCAGGAGATCGACCTCGACACGGGCGAGAAGGGCTGGAAGCAGCAGGTCGCCGACGGCGCCCTGTTCGACTCCACGCTCTCCGTCGAACTGTCCATCACCGGCAAGACGCTGATGGTGGGCCGCTCCCAGTCCGGCACGGCCTACGACGTCACCAACGGCGACAAGCTCTTCGACAAGAAGAAGTACGGCAGCGCCTGCTTCCCCTCCGCGTTCGCCGGCGGCGAGAAGCTGATCGCCGTCTCCTCCTGCGGTGCCGGCACCGCGAAGGAGCACGACGAGGTGCAGGAGCTCGACCCGCGCACCGGCGACGTCAAGTGGACCCAGCCGTTCGACAAGGGCTGGCGGGTCGCGCGCACCTACTCGGTCAGCCCGCTGGTCGTCTACAGCACCAACGAGGACAAGAAGGCCTGGAACATCTCCACCTTCACCTCCGGCGGCAAGTTCCGCTCGCAGGTCGGCTTCGACGAGGACTTCGCCCCCGAGTGCGGCTGGGCCATCCTCGAACGCGACCTCCAGGGCTGCCAGGGCGTCGCCGTCGACGACACCACGCTCTACCTCCCCACGGAGGCGACCAGCGGCGCCAACGAGATCGTCGCGGTCAACCTCGCCGACGGCAAGGAGAAGTGGCGGGTGAAGTCCCCGGCCGACGAGTCGATGCTGCCGATGAAGGTCGAGGGCGGCAAGCTCATCGCCTATGTGGAGCCGTCGTACGACGCGGGCGGCCAGGTCGTGTCCATCCCGACCGGCGGCAGCGGCCACAAGCCGGTCAAGCTGCTCCAGAACCCGCAGAACGCGGCGGACATCGAGAACGGCTTCTTCTCCAGGGACACCGACTGGGTCGACGGGCGCTTCTACATCTCGACGACGCGGCTGAGCGGAAACGACGACACGAAGGAGAAGTTGATGCTCGCCTACGGCAAGTGA
- a CDS encoding ABC-F family ATP-binding cassette domain-containing protein has product MAVNLVNVENVSKVYGTRALLDGVSLGVSEGDRIGVVGRNGDGKTTLIRMLARLEEADTGRVTHSGGLRIGVLTQHDSLDPEATVRHEVIGDMADHEWAGVAKVRDVLTGLFGGLDLPGFPKGLDTVIGPLSGGERRRIALAKLLIEEQDLLVLDEPTNHLDVEGIAWLARHLQNRRSALVCVTHDRWFLDQVCTRMWDVQRGDVYEYEGGYSDYVFARAERERIAATEEVKRQNLVRKELAWLRRGAPARTSKPRFRVEAANELIKDVPPPRDSSELMRFASTRLGKTVFDLEDITVQAGPKVLLKHVTWQLGPGDRIGLVGVNGAGKTSLLRAMAEAARTDGEAQPAGGRVRVGKTVKLAYLSQEVAELDPNTRVLEAVQQVRERVDLGKGREMTAGQLCETFGFTKEKQWTPVGDLSGGERRRLQLLRLLMDEPNVLFLDEPTNDLDIETLTQLEDVLDGWPGSMIVISHDRFFIERTTDRVFALLGDGTLRMLPRGIDEYLERRQRMEEAAAAATPAAAPQTAAPEKSAADQRAAKKELQKIERQLDKVSEKETKLHAQIAENATDFSKVAELDAELRELAGQREELELRWLELAEDA; this is encoded by the coding sequence ATGGCCGTCAACCTGGTCAATGTCGAGAACGTCAGCAAGGTGTACGGCACCCGCGCCCTGCTCGACGGCGTCTCCCTCGGCGTCTCCGAAGGGGACCGCATCGGCGTCGTCGGCCGCAACGGCGACGGCAAGACCACGCTGATCCGCATGCTCGCCAGGCTGGAGGAGGCCGACACCGGGCGCGTGACGCACTCCGGCGGACTGCGCATCGGCGTGCTCACGCAGCACGACTCCCTCGACCCCGAGGCCACCGTCCGCCACGAGGTCATCGGCGACATGGCCGACCACGAGTGGGCCGGCGTCGCCAAGGTCAGGGACGTGCTGACCGGCCTGTTCGGCGGGCTCGACCTGCCGGGGTTCCCCAAGGGGCTCGACACCGTCATCGGACCGCTGTCCGGCGGTGAGCGGCGCCGCATCGCGCTCGCCAAGCTCCTCATCGAGGAGCAGGACCTGCTCGTCCTCGACGAGCCCACCAACCACCTCGACGTCGAGGGCATCGCCTGGCTCGCCCGGCATCTCCAGAACCGCAGGTCCGCGCTGGTCTGCGTGACCCACGACCGCTGGTTCCTGGACCAGGTGTGCACACGCATGTGGGACGTCCAGCGCGGAGACGTCTACGAGTACGAGGGCGGCTACTCCGACTACGTCTTCGCCCGGGCCGAGCGCGAGCGCATCGCCGCCACCGAGGAGGTCAAGCGGCAGAACCTCGTCCGCAAGGAGCTGGCCTGGCTGCGGCGCGGGGCGCCCGCCCGGACGTCCAAGCCGCGCTTCCGCGTCGAGGCCGCCAACGAGCTCATCAAGGACGTACCGCCGCCCCGGGACAGCAGCGAACTGATGCGGTTCGCGTCCACGCGGCTCGGCAAGACCGTCTTCGACCTGGAGGACATCACCGTCCAGGCCGGTCCCAAGGTCCTCCTCAAGCACGTCACCTGGCAGCTCGGACCCGGCGACCGGATCGGTCTCGTCGGCGTCAACGGCGCCGGGAAGACGTCCCTGCTGCGGGCCATGGCCGAGGCGGCCCGGACCGACGGCGAGGCCCAGCCCGCGGGTGGGCGCGTCCGTGTCGGCAAGACCGTGAAGCTGGCCTACCTCTCCCAGGAGGTCGCCGAACTCGACCCGAACACACGCGTGCTGGAGGCCGTGCAACAGGTGCGCGAGCGCGTCGACCTGGGCAAGGGGCGCGAGATGACGGCCGGGCAGCTGTGCGAGACGTTCGGCTTCACCAAGGAGAAGCAGTGGACGCCGGTCGGCGACCTGTCCGGCGGTGAGCGGCGGCGGCTCCAGCTGCTGCGGCTCCTCATGGACGAGCCCAACGTCCTCTTCCTCGACGAGCCCACCAACGACCTCGACATCGAGACGCTGACGCAGCTGGAGGACGTGCTCGACGGCTGGCCCGGCTCGATGATCGTCATCTCCCACGACCGGTTCTTCATCGAGCGCACCACCGACCGGGTGTTCGCCCTGCTCGGTGACGGCACCCTGCGGATGCTGCCGCGCGGCATCGACGAGTACCTGGAGCGGCGGCAGCGCATGGAGGAGGCCGCGGCCGCCGCGACGCCCGCCGCGGCGCCGCAGACCGCCGCCCCGGAGAAGAGCGCCGCCGACCAGCGCGCAGCCAAGAAGGAACTGCAGAAGATCGAGCGGCAGCTCGACAAGGTCTCCGAGAAGGAGACCAAGCTCCACGCCCAGATCGCCGAAAACGCCACGGACTTCTCGAAGGTCGCCGAACTGGACGCCGAGCTGCGCGAGTTGGCCGGTCAGCGCGAGGAGCTGGAACTGCGCTGGCTGGAACTCGCCGAGGACGCGTGA